The following are encoded in a window of Armatimonadota bacterium genomic DNA:
- a CDS encoding phosphoenolpyruvate carboxylase produces the protein MTRERPQWSTDGQVERLRELLGAEPAHRLAPLRRDVRSLGRLLGVVLREQAGNELYEEVEAIRRLAIERREAMDRGEPDAGGLEPLAARCNNADTSRTYALTKAFAIYFELTNLAEANHRKRRLRAAQVTAGAAPQPGSIHGTLLRLRAAWIFDEDVRRLLDRVEVTPVFTAHPTETARRTILAKRHAIGHQIEQLDWLPLTDREAGEREAEILAEITALWQTDEVRRERPTVNAEIRMGLDYFEQVIVEAVPALYAECEESFLATYGSTMDPLAMRPIVRFGSWIGGDADGNPNVTADCTRDAVEMARRLVLNTYRKSVQRLQRLVSSSALQCGVSDELVAALDAAERQPGPRGYGSSVEIYRRWFNWIGHRLDETLNGGTAAYAEPGYFDEDVRIAFRSLMQNRGGRIAERYLGPLLLQIVTFGFHLCTLDIRQHARVHARAVSDLASGAQTPERLSAVSDDTHALMATLREVAAIRRDHPAAITRYVISGARQPQDLLHAVWLCQTAGIAVEGVRHGRPGLMPVPLFESIDDLRRCADVCGEVWSMPEWEPLLSSWDYRQEVMLGYSDSNKDGGMLTSTWEIFKAHRALHAVAKKCSVDLSLFHGRGGTVGRGGGPTHRAIAAQPPDAFDGALRITEQGEVLNWKYSDVKIAARNLELMVAASLEALTRSGGWGAEILPAWEWTMEQLSASAYQCYRSRIAESPDALTYFEEATPVLELEHARIGSRPTRRSVRTGLEDLRAIPWVFGWMQSRHVLPGWFGVGAALEALVEASPSHLAVLQDMVVRFPLFEDMMRNVETALAKADMRIAARYAELVRNSSIRETVFETIRAEYERTLNMTLLVTRQGHLLEKMPALAESIRLRNPYVDPMSLMQVDLLRRKRAGETGEDLDYALAATINGIAAGLRNTG, from the coding sequence ATGACGCGTGAACGGCCGCAGTGGTCGACCGATGGGCAGGTGGAACGGCTGCGGGAGCTGCTCGGGGCGGAGCCCGCACACCGCCTTGCTCCGCTGCGCCGCGATGTACGCTCACTGGGCCGGCTCTTGGGTGTGGTACTGCGGGAACAGGCCGGAAACGAGCTGTACGAGGAGGTTGAGGCCATCCGCCGGCTGGCGATCGAGCGCCGGGAGGCGATGGATCGCGGCGAGCCCGATGCTGGAGGCCTTGAACCGCTGGCGGCGCGGTGTAACAACGCCGATACTAGCCGAACGTACGCACTCACGAAGGCGTTTGCTATCTACTTTGAACTGACGAACCTCGCCGAGGCAAATCACAGGAAGCGGCGACTGCGAGCCGCCCAGGTGACGGCTGGCGCCGCGCCACAGCCGGGCTCAATACACGGAACGCTGCTGCGCCTCCGTGCGGCATGGATATTTGATGAAGATGTGCGGCGGCTGCTTGACCGGGTGGAAGTGACGCCGGTGTTCACGGCGCATCCTACAGAGACGGCCCGGCGCACGATCCTCGCCAAAAGGCACGCGATCGGTCACCAGATCGAGCAGCTCGACTGGCTGCCGCTCACCGATCGCGAAGCTGGGGAACGCGAGGCCGAAATCCTGGCCGAAATCACCGCTCTGTGGCAAACCGATGAGGTGCGACGCGAACGCCCAACGGTAAACGCGGAGATACGGATGGGGCTCGACTACTTCGAGCAGGTTATTGTGGAGGCCGTTCCGGCTCTTTATGCAGAGTGTGAAGAGAGCTTTCTGGCAACTTACGGTTCGACTATGGATCCATTGGCGATGCGGCCGATTGTACGCTTTGGTTCATGGATCGGCGGGGATGCGGATGGAAATCCCAATGTGACGGCCGATTGCACCCGCGATGCCGTTGAGATGGCACGCAGGCTGGTGTTGAACACATATCGTAAGTCGGTACAGCGGCTGCAGAGGCTGGTGAGCAGCTCCGCGCTGCAGTGTGGTGTTTCCGATGAGCTAGTGGCGGCGCTTGACGCGGCCGAGCGGCAGCCCGGACCACGTGGCTATGGCTCCAGCGTGGAGATCTACCGGCGCTGGTTTAACTGGATTGGGCATCGCCTCGATGAGACACTGAACGGTGGGACTGCGGCCTACGCCGAACCCGGTTATTTCGATGAAGACGTACGCATCGCTTTCAGAAGCCTGATGCAAAACCGCGGCGGCCGGATCGCCGAGCGGTACCTCGGTCCCCTGCTGTTGCAGATCGTCACGTTCGGATTCCATCTGTGCACACTGGATATCCGCCAACATGCACGTGTTCACGCGCGTGCTGTAAGCGACCTTGCAAGTGGCGCGCAGACGCCGGAGCGGCTTTCGGCCGTATCTGACGATACCCACGCGCTTATGGCCACGCTGCGGGAGGTGGCTGCTATCCGCCGAGATCACCCGGCTGCAATCACGCGATATGTAATCAGCGGGGCGCGACAGCCGCAGGACCTGCTGCATGCCGTGTGGCTTTGCCAAACTGCCGGCATCGCGGTAGAAGGCGTGCGGCATGGCCGACCAGGGTTGATGCCGGTTCCGCTGTTTGAATCGATTGACGATCTCCGCCGCTGCGCAGATGTTTGCGGTGAAGTCTGGAGCATGCCGGAGTGGGAGCCTCTGCTCAGCTCGTGGGACTATCGGCAGGAGGTGATGCTGGGCTATAGCGATTCAAACAAAGACGGTGGAATGCTGACGAGCACTTGGGAGATATTCAAGGCGCATCGCGCTCTGCACGCCGTTGCAAAGAAGTGCAGTGTGGATCTCTCGCTTTTCCACGGCCGCGGCGGAACGGTGGGCAGAGGCGGTGGCCCGACACACCGCGCGATTGCCGCGCAGCCGCCCGACGCCTTTGACGGCGCACTACGGATTACCGAGCAGGGTGAGGTGCTGAACTGGAAGTACAGCGACGTGAAGATTGCTGCTCGCAACCTGGAGCTGATGGTTGCCGCATCGCTCGAGGCGCTGACCCGGTCCGGCGGTTGGGGCGCCGAAATCCTCCCGGCCTGGGAGTGGACGATGGAGCAGCTATCGGCGAGCGCCTATCAATGTTACCGGAGCCGGATTGCCGAATCGCCGGATGCGCTCACCTACTTTGAGGAAGCGACTCCGGTTCTGGAGCTGGAGCATGCCCGCATCGGCTCGCGCCCAACCCGGCGCAGTGTCCGGACCGGCCTGGAAGACCTTCGAGCCATTCCCTGGGTGTTTGGCTGGATGCAGAGCCGGCACGTTTTGCCGGGGTGGTTTGGCGTGGGCGCCGCGCTGGAGGCGCTCGTCGAGGCTTCGCCCTCGCACTTGGCGGTGCTGCAGGATATGGTGGTGAGGTTTCCACTGTTTGAAGATATGATGCGGAACGTGGAGACTGCGCTCGCGAAGGCCGACATGCGCATTGCCGCCCGTTATGCCGAACTGGTGCGGAACAGCAGCATCCGGGAGACCGTTTTTGAGACGATACGGGCGGAGTACGAACGCACACTCAACATGACGCTGCTGGTCACCAGGCAGGGGCACTTGCTGGAGAAGATGCCGGCGCTGGCCGAGTCGATCCGTCTTCGCAATCCGTATGTGGACCCGATGAGTCTGATGCAGGTGGATCTGCTGCGGCGGAAACGCGCCGGCGAGACGGGCGAGGATCTCGACTATGCCCTTGCCGCCACAATCAACGGGATAGCGGCCGGGCTCCGGAACACCGGATAA
- a CDS encoding glycoside hydrolase family 27 protein, whose translation MAAHRAQALLAHRPPMGWNSWDCFGLGVREWAVRANTDAMAGSLAGLGWEYIVVDEGWYNPTGGTAGYSEKAAMDMDGFGRFIPSFNRFPSAGHQAGFKPLADYVHRNGLKFGIHIMRGIPRQAVAAKTPIFGSTAHAQDIADPTSICDWNSVMYGVHPELPGSQDWYNSLITLYNAWGVDFIKADDMSQPYHQGEIRLLHNAIEKVAPGIVLSLSPGPTPLSRASDVAHQAEMWRISDDVWDQWDHVLRAFDLLPNWVRYGGPGHWPDADMLPLGRIALPPQESDKGGRASKLTHDEQLTMMTLWIIARSPLMFGGHLPALDRFTLGLLTNTEALRIQQQGAAPGQIDRTFNLVRWLSNAPDGSRYVALFNLDHSGLTVTENLTEFNVPLPCDVRDVWAQKSLGRPYNTLKLEIPPHGVRLLKLSSAI comes from the coding sequence ATGGCAGCACACCGCGCTCAAGCTTTATTGGCCCATCGTCCGCCGATGGGCTGGAACAGTTGGGACTGTTTTGGTCTCGGGGTTCGCGAGTGGGCTGTACGCGCCAATACCGATGCGATGGCCGGATCGCTGGCGGGTCTCGGCTGGGAGTACATCGTGGTGGATGAAGGCTGGTACAACCCGACCGGCGGTACGGCAGGATACTCCGAGAAGGCCGCCATGGATATGGATGGGTTTGGGCGCTTCATTCCCTCCTTCAACCGGTTTCCCAGCGCCGGCCACCAGGCGGGCTTCAAGCCGTTGGCCGACTACGTTCATCGCAACGGGCTCAAGTTTGGTATCCACATTATGCGGGGCATTCCACGCCAGGCCGTCGCAGCTAAAACGCCGATCTTTGGCAGCACGGCGCATGCCCAGGATATCGCCGACCCGACGTCGATCTGCGACTGGAACAGCGTGATGTACGGCGTACATCCGGAGCTTCCCGGCTCACAGGATTGGTACAACTCGCTGATCACGCTGTACAACGCCTGGGGCGTCGACTTCATCAAGGCCGATGACATGAGCCAGCCGTACCATCAAGGCGAGATCCGGCTGCTCCACAACGCGATCGAAAAGGTCGCGCCGGGCATCGTGCTCAGCCTTTCACCGGGACCGACGCCGCTCTCCAGGGCGAGCGACGTGGCTCACCAGGCCGAGATGTGGCGCATATCCGACGACGTTTGGGATCAGTGGGATCATGTGCTGCGCGCATTCGACCTGCTGCCGAACTGGGTGCGGTATGGCGGACCCGGCCACTGGCCGGATGCCGATATGCTGCCGCTGGGTCGGATCGCGCTGCCGCCACAGGAGAGCGACAAGGGCGGTCGGGCATCCAAGCTGACGCACGACGAGCAGTTGACGATGATGACGCTCTGGATCATCGCGCGGTCGCCGCTGATGTTCGGCGGCCATCTCCCGGCGCTCGATCGATTCACGCTCGGCCTGCTCACCAACACGGAAGCGCTCCGCATCCAGCAGCAGGGCGCCGCGCCCGGGCAGATCGACCGAACCTTCAATCTCGTCCGCTGGCTCTCCAATGCGCCCGACGGCAGCCGGTACGTAGCGCTCTTCAACCTCGATCACTCGGGCCTGACCGTTACGGAAAACCTCACCGAGTTCAACGTGCCACTCCCGTGCGACGTCCGCGACGTGTGGGCGCAAAAGAGTCTCGGCCGGCCCTATAACACGCTGAAGCTGGAAATACCACCGCACGGCGTCCGGCTGCTCAAACTCTCATCGGCGATCTAG
- a CDS encoding glutamine synthetase: MRGKYLSAAKYLSALEGGLGFCDVIFGWDCADALYGTGGYTGWHTGFPDLLAKIDPATFRYIPWEQHTAMALVDYYRRDGTELPFCPRGLLKRITAAAAQMGYLPRTAVEYEFFLFDESAGSLHAKQYVDPRPESPGMFCYSLARATSRPEFVDALFAALEGVRIELEGFHTETGPGAFEASLRYDDAVTAADSAGLFKATVKEIARQHGLTASFMAKWNADLPGCGGHVHQSLLEPTNRENVFAAHDRAFGASFLALNYLAGQQQFLPEFMAMLAPTINSYKRLVPGAWAPVAATWGVENRTNALRLIPGLTSAATRIETRIPGADASPHLALAACLAAGLHGIKETLEPTAPTSGNAYEEQNVPTLPLSLHEATQRLRNSQVARSWFGDPFVDHFCMTRDAEWRAAGGAVTDWELRRYFEVI, translated from the coding sequence ATGCGTGGCAAGTACCTCTCTGCAGCCAAGTATCTGTCGGCATTGGAGGGCGGCCTGGGATTCTGCGATGTCATCTTCGGCTGGGATTGCGCCGACGCGTTGTACGGAACCGGCGGCTATACCGGCTGGCATACCGGTTTTCCGGACTTGCTGGCAAAGATTGATCCCGCCACATTCCGGTACATACCATGGGAACAGCACACGGCCATGGCGCTGGTGGATTACTACCGGCGTGACGGTACGGAACTGCCGTTCTGCCCGCGAGGACTCCTCAAGCGCATAACAGCCGCTGCAGCGCAAATGGGATACCTGCCGCGCACCGCGGTAGAGTACGAATTCTTTCTTTTTGACGAGTCGGCCGGCTCACTGCATGCGAAGCAGTACGTTGATCCCAGGCCGGAATCCCCGGGAATGTTCTGCTACAGCCTGGCGCGCGCTACCAGTCGGCCGGAGTTTGTGGATGCGCTTTTCGCTGCCTTGGAGGGCGTTCGCATTGAACTGGAAGGTTTCCATACCGAAACCGGTCCGGGCGCATTTGAGGCATCGCTGCGTTATGACGACGCAGTAACGGCGGCAGATTCGGCCGGGCTGTTCAAAGCCACGGTCAAAGAGATCGCTCGCCAGCATGGCCTCACTGCATCATTCATGGCTAAGTGGAACGCCGATCTGCCCGGCTGTGGCGGCCACGTGCACCAGAGTCTGTTGGAGCCGACCAACCGGGAGAATGTGTTTGCCGCCCACGACCGCGCGTTCGGCGCATCGTTCCTGGCGCTCAACTATCTAGCCGGGCAGCAGCAGTTCCTGCCGGAGTTCATGGCGATGCTCGCGCCAACAATAAACAGCTACAAGCGGCTGGTACCGGGCGCCTGGGCGCCCGTCGCGGCCACATGGGGCGTAGAGAACCGGACCAATGCGCTGCGGCTAATACCCGGCCTCACATCCGCCGCAACGCGCATCGAGACGCGCATACCGGGCGCGGACGCGTCACCGCATCTTGCTCTGGCCGCGTGCCTGGCTGCCGGCCTCCATGGGATAAAGGAGACGTTGGAACCCACGGCGCCGACATCGGGAAACGCGTATGAGGAACAGAACGTGCCCACCCTGCCCCTGAGCCTGCACGAGGCGACACAACGCCTCCGGAACAGCCAGGTGGCGCGATCGTGGTTCGGTGACCCATTTGTGGACCATTTCTGCATGACTCGCGATGCAGAGTGGCGCGCCGCCGGCGGTGCCGTGACCGACTGGGAGCTTCGGCGCTACTTTGAGGTGATCTAG
- a CDS encoding iron-containing alcohol dehydrogenase: MLSRFSFPTRIVFGEGAAEETGETAKALGARTALLVTDPGVLGAGLTRPVEASLRASGLVTAIFSGVDANPTEENVDCGVEAWRQAGADILVAVGGGSALDAAKAVRMRIDHHGPMEQYDDNIGGDAKIVQQMPPLLALPTTAGTGSEVGRSAVIICRSNRRKTVFFHPGLMPDAALCDPLLTASMPSSITAWTGMDALTHNLEARLATPYHPMADAIAIGGLRLCSSSLVRAFRNGDDLAARADMMMAAIMGATAFQKGLGATHSLAHPLSSMAGMHHGLTNAVLLPAVLEFNAKACHDAYAEIGRLLDIGSEPAALPNWIRRLNAELGISPHLSDYGITEAMIAPMAELAIQDGCHVNNPMPCDRSIMEQLYRSSL; this comes from the coding sequence GTGCTGAGCCGGTTTTCATTTCCCACCAGGATCGTTTTTGGCGAGGGTGCGGCGGAAGAGACCGGCGAAACTGCCAAGGCGCTGGGAGCGCGCACGGCACTGCTGGTTACCGACCCCGGCGTTCTCGGCGCGGGCTTGACGCGGCCAGTGGAGGCTTCACTGCGGGCGTCCGGACTCGTGACGGCGATATTCTCGGGCGTGGATGCGAATCCGACGGAGGAGAACGTCGACTGCGGCGTGGAGGCATGGAGACAGGCCGGCGCCGACATTCTGGTGGCGGTTGGTGGCGGCAGCGCACTGGACGCCGCCAAGGCGGTCCGGATGAGGATCGATCACCACGGGCCGATGGAGCAGTACGATGACAACATCGGCGGCGATGCGAAGATCGTCCAGCAGATGCCGCCGCTGCTTGCGCTGCCGACTACCGCCGGCACGGGCAGCGAGGTTGGCCGGAGCGCGGTCATTATCTGCCGGTCCAACCGGCGGAAGACCGTCTTCTTCCATCCGGGCCTGATGCCCGATGCGGCGCTCTGCGATCCGCTCCTCACCGCTTCCATGCCGTCATCGATAACGGCATGGACGGGCATGGATGCGCTCACGCACAATCTGGAGGCGCGGCTGGCCACGCCGTATCATCCCATGGCTGACGCCATTGCCATCGGCGGACTGCGCTTATGCAGTTCCAGTCTGGTCCGGGCGTTCCGGAATGGCGATGACCTGGCGGCCAGGGCCGACATGATGATGGCGGCTATCATGGGCGCAACGGCTTTCCAGAAGGGCCTTGGCGCCACGCATTCGCTGGCGCACCCGCTTTCGAGTATGGCCGGCATGCATCACGGTCTTACCAACGCAGTGCTGCTGCCCGCGGTACTGGAGTTCAATGCGAAGGCCTGCCATGACGCCTATGCTGAAATCGGGCGGCTGCTGGATATCGGATCGGAACCCGCCGCGCTCCCCAACTGGATACGCCGCCTCAATGCGGAACTGGGAATCTCGCCGCACTTGAGCGATTACGGCATTACGGAAGCGATGATCGCGCCGATGGCAGAGCTGGCCATTCAGGACGGCTGCCACGTGAACAACCCCATGCCTTGCGACCGGTCAATTATGGAGCAGCTTTACCGCAGCTCACTGTAA